TAATGATTAAAACAAATGGCTCTTTAACAAATGTAAGTTGTTCTTTCCCCTTTTTACTTTCCCTTTGCGTTCAcagtttctttttatatatacatatgttagACTGGTTACAATTTTATGAAAGAATGTGTGTAATTATTACATGAGTTTTATGGTTTTGATGTTCAGATAGCTTTGGTAATTATGAAGTTTCCTTCTAATTATGTCCATTACTCAACCTCACTGACTCCTCCGAGATAGCGGAAGATCAAGGAAAATGTCGATGGTATTAATATTGATATAGATCACCGTAGAGAACTTCGCCCTGAGGTATAAATGATGATGCTTCATTtacacattttaaaaattttgatcttATAACAGCTATAACGTGTGTCCGAGTCAATTAGATGTCACAGACTTGGCTCttctttgtttaatttaattcacTTTCTTCGTTTCGATCAGAAAATATTTCTCTAAACCCATgtcgattttattattttactcaaatttctgtttctgttacTTCTCCGATTTCTAATTTgttttatgaaatgtttttttACAGTTCAATTTTTCGATGCTTCCAAGTTTCAGCAGTCCTGATTCCTGAAGTTTTGTGTGTGAGCATCGTTCTCTCCTTTGAACTGTGAATGCATTTCAAGTGTTTATACCTCCAACGAAGATATTATAACCGTTGAAGAGATCCCCGTTGAATGGTAGAAAAATAAAGCAACGTCAGTATAGATTGTTAATATTGATGCTGCTGCTGCTGATGTTAGTATTCACTTGGCTATTGTTAAATATGTTAAggaattttacaaattttataagCTCACAAAGGTTTGCTGAATATCATATATCTCTGTTTCGATGCTGGGGTAAATTTAATGTGAAAAATAATAGTTCTGCGACTTTATTGCTGAATATCATATATCTCGCACTCAAAATGAtgttaaaagaatttaaataaataacagAATCGAAAAATTCAAGTACTCTTGCTATTGCTATATTATCAAAAAGATTCAAAATGTCTTTTTGCATTGTATAAGTGTTTCCTAAATACAAtgcaatatattaaattaatatccgatatcataaatttgtttataaaagAATGGGTATAAATAGTACTAATTATAGTTTGATTATAATCGAAAAATACACCACTTCACTTTTGTCACAAGAAAAAGTCAATTTTggaaagtgaattatgtataaTGACGAATTTTTGagagttcaaaatattttttttatctttttcggACTTATTTAGGTTCTGAACTTCTTTTTAACACTATAATTATAAGCTCTTTTAATTTTGAGTCCCCCTAATTAAGAGCCCTTTCCTTCTTGCTTCAATTATTTAGTTGAATAGTCTTTTGGTGAAAAGTCTACTTttggaaaagagaaaaaaaaagacaattttgcttcttcttctttcaattagtaattataaaatctatgtattatttatgcatgatttacttctttatgttttatttattttgtcttatatctatcataaaataagattatatagatttttttatattgaaatttacGTGTATTAGTTATGTGAATTTCTAAATTGTAAACCAAACACAATACTAATTTTATACATCAATAACTTACCACTTATCCAGATATTAAACATTTTATTACTTATAcgaaaatttattcattttcaaaCAAGCTACCAAACGATCCATAATTAGCATCAACAGGTAAAGTAAAGTTCCTTTGGTAATTGAAGATAGAAATATTTATCTCtcaaattaatttcttaaaaatcatgaagatttatcatttttaactGTTTTATTTTTGAGTCTCCCCCTACTTAAGAACTCTATCCCTTTTGCTTCAATTATTGAATTGAGAAAATAATGAATAGTCATTGTCTTCTTGTTAGGTGAAAGTCTTTGTATTCTAGTTGGGTGAAAAGTTGAAAAAGAGAAAcacagattttattttattttttataatggaatttatgcattattttatctatgatttacttatttcatttttatgccgcataaaataatatatagattttttcatattaatctatatatgtattagtTACGTGAATTTCTAAATTATAAACCAAACACcgcattaattaattttatacatacaTAACTTACATTTTAACCAACTAACAAACATGACTACTACTTATACAGAATTCTAACACTTACATAATTCACTTATAATTCATTTCCAAACCAGCTACCAAACTTTCTACCTGACATATCGACAGATTGCATCAATTTTACTTCcacatttttgtttttaacCATTCTAAATTCTAGTAGTCTGGATTCACCTTGCACCAAAGTAAAGTTACCTTAATCTAAAGGAAAATCGACAGTGATTTCTGCAGCTAAGTTTAACATTAGTAGGTTTCACCGTCAACTATCAATACTGCTTTTATCTTTTCATTCTCTGCAGCAACAAGAACCTTGCAACATTTTGACTACTAGTACATCTCAACATTCATCACAAGACAATTGACTGAATCCCGTGAAAACTTGCTCTCCGCCTAATGGATACAGAACACCAATACTTTAGCTTTGTTTTTATCATTTTCCGAAAAAAGGACATCAAAAACAGTCTAGCCTCACGCCATTTTGACTTGTACTATACAACCTGACAGGACAATCGCAAAAGAAAAGATGTAATCACTAGTACATCTCGACATACAACATATCCAATGTAATTCCACAAGTGGTATTTCGGAAAGATAAGATGTACACaaactaaaattatatatagagagagagagtgtgtgTTTAGAGTTGCACCCTTGTGCTTtgataaaatacataatcttatGTATAAAAATTACAACTTGTTGACGTGTTTTCaagtataaataaaagaaaatttgtgtGTTACAGTAAAGtaagaagaaatgaaaataaaacattatgaagacaaagtgttgttgttggGGTGAAAAGTGATACTtctgattaaaaaaaaggacagttttgtttattattttttctatggCTGTCCACATATATCCCcacccaaaataaataaaatatccttCCTCTTTTGCCTCAATTATATATTCCATTGAGATAAAAGACTCTTCTTGTTGTATGAAAAGTCATACTCAtgggaaagagaaaaaaaagaaaggataatttgaattttttttaatgcctCCAACTTTGGATACTAAGAAGTAAACTCTTGAAGTTGATGTTATAACACAAACAGTTGAGGATTGCACAACAACTTGTGATCATCGATTGCGAGAAGCTGGTGAATGGCCGAAATATTGGTGTCTCGTAGAGAGAGTTTATATGTAATCTAGCAAAAAACTATAGAGTGAGAAGGGTGAGATAGATTTTCTTTTACTAAGTATGCCACTattacaattaatatttaacttATGCTAATTGTACTCAATCGGTTGAGTTGTTGCTTcagtaaaaggaaaaaaagaagaagctatTTCTTAGTCTGTGTTTTGTAGCTTTAGCAAACAAGCATATTGCTAAAACTACAGTATATTGTACCTTTTTCAGGacaattatgttatattatatgttggatgtttatttgttatgtcaacatagaaaattagaaacaaCCAACAAGTATAACCCCATGTACAAGTGAAGTGTGTATGTAGACCTTATCACTACCTGTagggtagagaggttgtttcggAAAGGCCATCGGCTCAAgtaaacacacaaaaaataatacCATTGATAAAAGGAAAATGTTACAGAATCCAATTCTAAAACGTATTCATGATATATATGCTGGGCTCAATTAAGCACTACACTGAGCTGTTGAAAAATGAGTAAGTgcataaagaaaaagtaatgaATAGACATAAAGCAAAAGATACTTGCCTCAATtattcaactttttgaaaagaaaaaagaggaaagTTTTGCTTCTTGTAGATTAGCTAGAACATAGTTGTACTAAACAAAGAGAGAGCAATCGCTGATCATTCTTGTTTGCAAATTACTCTTAGCATTCAACAGGTAAAATAAAGCTCATAACAGACACTATTTGAAGATATATTTTGTTAAAGAATCATATTGTGTGTTTCCTTGTTTCGCTTTTGCAGATTTCAGAAATGGAGATTGGATTAGCAGTTGGTGGTGCATTTCTCTCCTCAGCTTTGAATGTTCTGTTTGATAGGCTTGCTCCTAACGGTGATCTGCTCAACATGTTTCGGAAGCACAAGGATCATGTTAAGCTCTTAAAGAAGCTGAAAATGACTTTGTGTGGTCTTCGGATTGTGCTAAGTGATGCAGAGAATAAGCAAGCATCAAATCCATCTGTGAGCGACTGGCTTAATGAGCTTCGAGATGCTGTTGACTCTGCTGAAAATTTAATAGAAGAAGTCAATTATGAAGCTTTGAGGCTTAAGGTGGAAGGCCAGCATCAAAATCTTGCTGAAACAAGCAACAAACAAGTAAGTGACCTCAACCTGTGCTTGAGTGATGATTTCTTTCGTAACATAAAGGATAAGTTGGAAGAAACTATTGAAACGTTGGAGGTGTTGGAAAAGCAAATTGGTCGCCTTGGCTTAAAGGAGTATTTTATTTCGACCAAACAAGAAACTAGAACACCTTCAACTTCTTTGGTTGTTGATTCTGGTATCTTTGGAAGGCAGAATGAAATAGAGGATTTGGTTGGCCGTTTGTTGTCTATGGATACAAAGGGAAAAAATTTGGCTGTAGTTCCTATTGTTGGAATGGGCGGCCTGGGTAAGACAACACTTGCTAAGGCGGTTTACAATGATGAGAGAGTGAAGAAACATTTTGGTTTGACAGCTTGGTTTTGTGTTTCTGAGGCATATGATGCTTTCAGAATAACAAAAGGTATACTTCAAGAAATTGGCTCAACAGACTTGAAGGCTGATCACAATCTTAATCAGCTTCAAGTCAAAGTGAAGGAAAGTTTGAAGGGAAAGAAGTTTCTTATTGTTTTGGATGATGTGTGGAATGACAACTACAACGAATGGGATGACTTGAGAAACATTTTTGTACAAGGAGATATAGGAAGTAAGATCATTGTGACGACACGCAAAAACAGTGTTGCCTTGATGATGGGAAATGAGCAAATTAGCATGAACAATTTGTCTACTGAAGCCTCTTGGTCTTTGTTTAAAAGACATGCATTTGAAAACATGAATCCTATGGGATATCCGGAACTCGAAGAGGTCGGAAAACAAATTGCAGCTAAGTGTAAAGGACTGCCCTTAGCTCTGAAGACACTCGCTGGCATGTTATGCTCCAAATCAGAGATTGATGAGTGGAAACGTATTTTGAGAAGTGAAATATGGGAGCTGCGAGACAATGACATATTACCAGCGTTAATGTTGAGCTACAATGATCTTCCCGCACATTTAAAGCGATGCTTTTCTTTTTGTGCAATATTTCCTAAAGATTATCCATTTAGGAAAGAACAAGTTATTCATCTATGGATTGCCAATGGTCTCGTACCAGTGAAAGATGAAATAAATCAAGATTTAGGCAACCAATTCTTTCTCGAGTTGAGTTCCAGATCATTATTTGAAAGGGTCCCAAATCCTTCTGAAGGAAACATAAAGGAATTATTCCTAATGCATGACCTTGTCAATGATTTAGCCCAACTTGCATCTTCAAAACTTTGTATCAGGTTGGAAGAGAGCCAAGGATCTCATATGTTGGAAAAAAGTCGGCACTTATCATATTCTATGGTCAATGATGGTGAGTTTGAGAAATTGACACCCCTCTGCAAATTGGAGGGGCTGAGGACTTTGCTTCCGATATGTATTAGTGTCAATTATTGTTATCACCCTCTAAGCAAGAGGGTGTTGCATAACATACTGCCTACACTAAGATTCTTGAGGGTACTATCATTCTCTCATTACAAGATTGAGGAGTTGCCAAATGACTTGTTTATCAAATTAAAGCTCCTCAGATTTTTGGACCTTTCTGAGACATGGATTAAAAAGTTGCCAGATTCCATATGTGGATTGTATAACTTAGAGACACTTCTCCTGTCATCTTGTTGTTCTCTTAAGGAGCTACCGCTGCATATGGAGAAGTTGATTAACTTGCGTCATCTTGACATAAGCAACACTTGGCGCTTGAAGATGCCACTACATCTGAGCAGGTTGAAAAGCCTCCAAGTGTTAGTGGGAGCCAAGTTTCTTCTAGGTGTTTGGAGAATGGAAGATTTGGGTGAAGCAAAAAACTTATATGGATCTCTATCAATTCTAGAGTTGGAAAATGTGGTTGATAGAAGGGAAGCTGAGAAGGCAAAGATGAGGGAGAAGAATCATGTTGACAAGTTATCTTTGAAGTGGAGTGAAAGTATTAGTGCTGACAATTCACATACAGAAAGAGACATACTTGATGAGCTATGcccacataaaaacataaaagaagtcaaaatcaTTGGATATAGAGGGACAAACTTTCCCGATTGGGTTGCTGATCCTTTGTTTCTTAAACTGGTGAAATTGTCTCTTAGAAACTGCAAGAACTGTTATTCCTTGCCAGCACTAGGACAACTCCCTTGTTTGAAATTCCTTTCTATTAAAGGGATGCATGGAATAACAGAGGTGACGGAAGAATTCTATGGTAGTTTGTCCTCCAAAAATCCTTTTAACTCTCTTGTGAAGCTTAGATTTGAAGATATGCCTGAGTGGAAGCAATGGCACCTACCGGGTGGTGGAGAGTTTTCTACACTTGAAAACCTTTTAATAGAAAATTGCCCTGAGCTCAGTTTGGAGATACCCATccaattttcaagtttaaaaagGTTAGAAGTTGTTGGTTGTCCAGTTGTTATTGATGATGCTCAACTGTTTAGATCCCAACTTAAAGCAATGAAGCAGATTgaggaaatatatatatgtgattgtAAGTCTGTTACCTCCTTTCCTTTTAGCATACTGCCAACTACCTTGAAGAGAATACAGATATCTCATTGCCCGAAATTGAGATTGGAGGCGCCAGTTTGTGAGATGTTTGTGGAGTATTTGAGTGTGAAGGATTGTGGTTGTGTAGATGATATATCACCTGAGTTTCTCCCAACAGCACGTGAATTGAGTATTGAAAATTGCCAGAACGTTACTAGGTTTTTGATTCCTACTGCCACTGAAACTCTCCGTATTCGGAATTGTGAGAATGTTGAAAAACTCTCGATGGCATGTGGAGGAGCGGCCCAGCTGACGTCACTGAATATTTGGGGATGTAAGAAGCTCAAGTGTCTTCCAGAACTCCTTCCATCTCTCAAGGAACTGCAACTGTCTGATTGTCCAGAAATAGAAGGAGAATTGCCCTTCAATTTACAAGAACTCTATATCAGTAATTGCAAGAAACTGGTGAATGGCCGAAAGCAGTGGCATTTACAGAGACTCACAGAGTTATGGATCATTCATGATGGGAGTGACGAAGATATTGAACATTGGGAGTTGCCTTCCTCTATTCAGAGTCTTACCATATGCAATCTGATAACATTAAGCAGCCAACATCTCAAAAGCCTCACCTCTCTTCAATATCTAGATATTGATGGCAATTTATCTCAGATTCAGTCACAAGGCCAGCTTTCCTCCTTTTCTCACCTCACCTCGCTTCAAGCTCTACAAATCCGTAATCTCCAATCACTTGCTGAATCAGCAAAGCCCTCCTCCCTCTCTCACCTGACCATCTCCGATTGCCCTAATCTCCAATCACTTGCTGAATCAGCACTGCCCTCCTCCCTCTCTCACCTGAACATCTCCGATTGCTCTAATCTCCAATCACTTGCTGAATCAGCACTGCCCTCCTCCCTCTCTCACCTGATCATCTCCGATTGCCCTAATCTCCAATCCCTTCCATCAAAAGGGATGCCCTCTTCCCTCTCTGAACTATCGATTTCCGAATGTCCATTGCTCAAACCACTACTAGAATTTGAAAAGGGGGAATACTGGCCACAAATTGCTCATATCCCCACCATACAGATCGATGGGGAATGCATGTAATGATAAAAACAAATGGCTCCCCAACTGATGTAAGCTATTCTTTTCCCTCATAagctttttatttcactttgcttttttgttacttcttttcatttttaatcatgCCGTGCTAGCTCATCATCAAACACATAGCATTATATTTAACCTCCATAGAgaatctaaattttttaaaggatAACGATCACAAGTTTTAGGAAATAAGTGCAACTTCCATTGTCACATGTTATATAATTCTATATTTCTCATTGCTTATTGGTTTATGCTCTTA
The DNA window shown above is from Solanum lycopersicum chromosome 11, SLM_r2.1 and carries:
- the LOC101252953 gene encoding putative disease resistance RPP13-like protein 1, which gives rise to MEIGLAVGGAFLSSALNVLFDRLAPNGDLLNMFRKHKDHVKLLKKLKMTLCGLRIVLSDAENKQASNPSVSDWLNELRDAVDSAENLIEEVNYEALRLKVEGQHQNLAETSNKQVSDLNLCLSDDFFRNIKDKLEETIETLEVLEKQIGRLGLKEYFISTKQETRTPSTSLVVDSGIFGRQNEIEDLVGRLLSMDTKGKNLAVVPIVGMGGLGKTTLAKAVYNDERVKKHFGLTAWFCVSEAYDAFRITKGILQEIGSTDLKADHNLNQLQVKVKESLKGKKFLIVLDDVWNDNYNEWDDLRNIFVQGDIGSKIIVTTRKNSVALMMGNEQISMNNLSTEASWSLFKRHAFENMNPMGYPELEEVGKQIAAKCKGLPLALKTLAGMLCSKSEIDEWKRILRSEIWELRDNDILPALMLSYNDLPAHLKRCFSFCAIFPKDYPFRKEQVIHLWIANGLVPVKDEINQDLGNQFFLELSSRSLFERVPNPSEGNIKELFLMHDLVNDLAQLASSKLCIRLEESQGSHMLEKSRHLSYSMVNDGEFEKLTPLCKLEGLRTLLPICISVNYCYHPLSKRVLHNILPTLRFLRVLSFSHYKIEELPNDLFIKLKLLRFLDLSETWIKKLPDSICGLYNLETLLLSSCCSLKELPLHMEKLINLRHLDISNTWRLKMPLHLSRLKSLQVLVGAKFLLGVWRMEDLGEAKNLYGSLSILELENVVDRREAEKAKMREKNHVDKLSLKWSESISADNSHTERDILDELCPHKNIKEVKIIGYRGTNFPDWVADPLFLKLVKLSLRNCKNCYSLPALGQLPCLKFLSIKGMHGITEVTEEFYGSLSSKNPFNSLVKLRFEDMPEWKQWHLPGGGEFSTLENLLIENCPELSLEIPIQFSSLKRLEVVGCPVVIDDAQLFRSQLKAMKQIEEIYICDCKSVTSFPFSILPTTLKRIQISHCPKLRLEAPVCEMFVEYLSVKDCGCVDDISPEFLPTARELSIENCQNVTRFLIPTATETLRIRNCENVEKLSMACGGAAQLTSLNIWGCKKLKCLPELLPSLKELQLSDCPEIEGELPFNLQELYISNCKKLVNGRKQWHLQRLTELWIIHDGSDEDIEHWELPSSIQSLTICNLITLSSQHLKSLTSLQYLDIDGNLSQIQSQGQLSSFSHLTSLQALQIRNLQSLAESAKPSSLSHLTISDCPNLQSLAESALPSSLSHLNISDCSNLQSLAESALPSSLSHLIISDCPNLQSLPSKGMPSSLSELSISECPLLKPLLEFEKGEYWPQIAHIPTIQIDGECM